A section of the Elusimicrobiota bacterium genome encodes:
- a CDS encoding protein kinase has product MFPRAALGAAGVFFLLLGSLAGAAPPSPDAQPQSAPVDRSADAHATVQTLRVMFQALPESTVKTKVLPVLQRIDDAATRLPKDKREAFVTENLPELTSLATSLSPDAVPKDVLKNIQNRAAYMNNRANRWDEAARLSAQVLSLDPVNRDALLNRSNAEYGLKNFKSAFEYADQAVKLDPNDPDGYTARALASYGLADYLQTMEDARRALAMNPNDRTAHALMRLAEGRVPPITIHDIKSRLEVEVQREYHGMVTQLNQVENRSQEPLSAPNSAAVGRLLHDAASRIALKDYYAAVAAADKVLHEDPNNTAAYYYRAAAYNLIGQYDNAVSNASQALTINPTETAARDARSFAYNHLGRFNDALADANHSLELNPKNAYAFANRGFAHEKMGDLESMVADLKKAAEINPQFEPVYHDAAAAYGLDLAPTASRAAAPPAPVVTPRRKQFLVILLSSVAGGLLIALGLLHVFGARWARSAPPAPPVGLGVRDLRVKSAIDESYAIGQALGQGGMGVVYEAVDKALGRKVAIKMLLDEFQIDAAAKAQLLDEARTVAALHHPHIVDIHSIVSDQRGLYLVFEFLSGRSLAELLSRQGRLPLAYSRDLLKPVCAALDFAHRHHVVHRDLKPANIMITDQGIVKVMDFGISRRVKDTLQTLTGRKLGFEVTNTVAGTPYYMAPEQEHGMVRPESDIYSLGTCLYEMVTGRRPYPPPASFAQKMAADYPKPSALEPSLPRSFDVLIDGALHPDPDQRIRTAADFRALLDAVRTS; this is encoded by the coding sequence ATGTTCCCGCGCGCGGCCCTTGGGGCCGCAGGCGTCTTCTTCCTTTTGCTGGGGTCCCTCGCCGGCGCGGCTCCGCCGTCGCCCGACGCCCAGCCTCAAAGCGCCCCGGTCGACCGCAGCGCGGATGCCCACGCCACGGTCCAGACCTTGCGGGTGATGTTCCAGGCCTTGCCGGAGAGCACGGTCAAGACCAAGGTCCTGCCGGTCCTACAGCGCATAGACGACGCCGCCACGCGGCTGCCCAAGGACAAGCGCGAGGCCTTCGTCACCGAGAACCTCCCCGAGCTCACCTCGTTGGCCACCAGCCTCTCTCCCGACGCCGTGCCCAAGGATGTCCTCAAGAATATCCAGAACCGGGCCGCCTATATGAACAACCGGGCCAACCGCTGGGACGAGGCGGCCCGGCTCTCCGCCCAGGTCCTGAGCTTGGACCCGGTCAATCGCGATGCCCTGCTCAACCGCTCCAACGCCGAGTACGGCCTCAAGAACTTCAAGAGCGCCTTCGAATACGCCGACCAGGCCGTCAAGCTCGATCCCAACGACCCGGACGGCTACACGGCCCGGGCCCTGGCCTCCTATGGCCTGGCCGATTACCTGCAGACCATGGAGGACGCCCGCCGCGCCCTGGCCATGAACCCCAACGACCGCACGGCCCACGCTCTGATGCGCCTGGCCGAAGGCCGGGTGCCGCCGATCACCATCCACGACATCAAGAGCCGGCTCGAGGTGGAGGTGCAGCGCGAGTATCATGGGATGGTGACCCAGCTCAACCAGGTCGAGAATCGCAGCCAGGAGCCCCTGAGCGCGCCGAACTCCGCGGCGGTGGGGCGCCTTCTGCACGACGCGGCCAGCCGCATCGCGCTCAAGGACTACTACGCCGCCGTGGCGGCCGCGGACAAGGTCCTGCACGAGGACCCCAACAACACCGCGGCCTACTACTACCGCGCCGCGGCCTATAACCTCATCGGCCAGTACGACAACGCGGTCTCCAACGCCAGCCAAGCCTTGACCATCAATCCCACCGAGACCGCGGCGCGCGACGCGCGCTCCTTCGCCTACAACCACCTGGGGCGCTTCAACGACGCGCTGGCCGACGCCAACCATTCCCTGGAGCTCAACCCCAAGAACGCCTACGCCTTCGCCAACCGGGGCTTCGCCCACGAGAAGATGGGGGACCTGGAGTCCATGGTGGCCGACCTCAAGAAGGCGGCCGAGATCAACCCGCAGTTCGAGCCGGTCTATCACGACGCGGCCGCGGCCTACGGCTTGGACCTGGCGCCCACCGCGAGCCGGGCCGCCGCGCCGCCGGCGCCTGTGGTCACGCCCCGGCGCAAGCAGTTCCTGGTCATCCTGCTGAGCTCGGTGGCGGGGGGGCTGCTCATCGCGCTGGGGCTGCTGCATGTCTTCGGCGCGCGCTGGGCGCGATCCGCGCCGCCGGCGCCGCCCGTGGGACTGGGGGTGCGGGACCTGCGCGTGAAGTCAGCCATAGACGAGTCTTACGCCATCGGCCAGGCGTTGGGCCAGGGCGGCATGGGCGTGGTCTATGAGGCCGTGGACAAGGCCTTGGGCCGCAAGGTCGCCATCAAGATGCTCCTGGATGAGTTCCAGATCGACGCGGCGGCCAAGGCGCAGCTCCTCGACGAGGCGCGCACGGTCGCGGCGCTGCACCATCCCCATATCGTGGACATCCACTCCATCGTCTCCGACCAGAGGGGGCTCTATCTGGTCTTCGAGTTCCTGTCGGGCCGCTCCCTGGCCGAGCTCCTGTCGCGCCAGGGCCGGCTCCCGCTCGCCTATTCCCGGGACCTCCTCAAGCCCGTCTGCGCGGCCCTCGATTTCGCGCACCGCCACCACGTGGTGCACCGCGACCTCAAGCCGGCCAACATCATGATCACGGATCAGGGCATCGTCAAGGTGATGGACTTCGGCATCTCCCGGCGGGTCAAGGACACTCTGCAGACGCTCACCGGGCGCAAGCTGGGCTTCGAGGTCACCAACACGGTGGCGGGCACGCCCTACTACATGGCCCCCGAGCAGGAGCACGGGATGGTCCGCCCGGAGTCCGACATCTACTCCTTGGGGACCTGCCTCTACGAGATGGTGACGGGCCGCCGCCCCTACCCGCCGCCGGCCAGCTTCGCCCAGAAGATGGCCGCCGACTACCCCAAGCCCTCGGCTTTGGAGCCGTCCTTGCCGCGCTCCTTCGACGTGCTCATCGACGGGGCCCTGCATCCGGACCCGGACCAGCGCATCCGCACGGCGGCGGATTTCCGGGCTTTGCTCGACGCGGTGCGCACTTCCTGA
- a CDS encoding NYN domain-containing protein, with product MDGTNVVRVLWGYGGAEFREQEESDCVTLVESFAVLCGSLAGRAEVEIFFDGEGRRWKRVPREAANLRVRFAWEESADSLILDRVRAGSFGREGSVTVVTADGDLGRRAREEGGRWMTVRAGEGLERLLRSIERRFTDKP from the coding sequence GTGGACGGGACCAATGTGGTCCGGGTGCTCTGGGGCTACGGCGGCGCCGAGTTCCGGGAGCAGGAGGAGAGCGACTGCGTCACCTTGGTCGAATCCTTCGCCGTGCTCTGCGGCAGCTTGGCCGGCCGGGCGGAGGTCGAGATCTTCTTCGACGGGGAGGGGCGGCGCTGGAAGCGGGTCCCGCGGGAAGCCGCCAACCTGCGCGTGCGCTTCGCCTGGGAGGAGTCGGCGGATTCGCTCATCCTCGACCGCGTCCGGGCGGGGTCGTTCGGGCGCGAGGGTAGCGTGACGGTGGTCACCGCTGACGGGGACCTCGGCCGCCGCGCCCGGGAGGAAGGCGGCCGCTGGATGACGGTCCGCGCCGGAGAAGGGCTGGAGAGACTGTTGCGCAGCATCGAGAGGCGGTTCACGGACAAGCCATGA
- the solA gene encoding N-methyl-L-tryptophan oxidase: MKNRVIVVGGGIMGASAAYALSQLGRQVTVLDLADVPNRHGASGDQLRTFRMTYGKDAFYTEMAAKALPLWLDLCAQSSDKFFVQNGFLDLAVQAHGYVEHCVQVLKDHRIPFQVLQKEEIRRHYPMMNSRAFRFGLLHKDGGMIWAMRAVSSILGLAQRKGAKVRTHTQVASLVKAKGVITALKDTAGRLHEAGSFLFAPGAWTTELLKGYRLPLKVTRQQQLYLRPPYNRGRYRQEHFPPFYVQSQGFYGVPMHIHGFMKIAENRKGPPGKPGDVDEREITPQFERKVRTFLKRFIPELAGFTEQEGHVCYYTSTKDEDFIMDRLPDVSNGYLMTGFSGHGFKFAPLVGQAMAQLMVGGKSDLNLHRFRLNRF, translated from the coding sequence ATGAAGAACAGAGTCATCGTCGTGGGCGGAGGCATCATGGGCGCCAGCGCGGCCTACGCGCTCTCCCAGCTGGGCCGGCAGGTCACCGTGCTCGACTTGGCCGATGTGCCCAACCGGCACGGGGCCTCGGGCGACCAACTCCGGACCTTCCGCATGACTTATGGGAAAGACGCCTTTTACACCGAGATGGCGGCCAAGGCCCTGCCCCTCTGGCTCGACCTCTGCGCGCAGAGCTCGGACAAGTTCTTCGTCCAGAACGGCTTCCTGGATCTGGCCGTGCAGGCCCACGGCTACGTGGAGCACTGCGTCCAGGTGCTCAAGGACCACCGGATCCCCTTCCAGGTCCTGCAGAAAGAGGAGATCCGCCGCCATTACCCCATGATGAACTCCCGGGCCTTCCGCTTCGGCCTGCTGCACAAGGACGGGGGCATGATCTGGGCCATGCGCGCGGTCTCCTCGATCCTGGGCCTGGCCCAGCGCAAGGGCGCCAAGGTCCGCACGCACACGCAGGTCGCCTCCTTGGTCAAGGCCAAGGGCGTCATCACCGCCCTGAAGGACACGGCGGGCCGCCTCCACGAGGCGGGAAGCTTCCTGTTCGCGCCCGGGGCCTGGACGACGGAGCTGCTCAAGGGCTACCGCCTGCCCCTCAAGGTGACCCGCCAGCAGCAGCTCTACCTGCGGCCGCCGTACAACCGGGGCCGCTACCGCCAGGAGCATTTCCCCCCGTTCTACGTGCAGAGCCAGGGCTTCTACGGCGTTCCCATGCACATCCACGGCTTCATGAAGATCGCGGAGAACCGCAAGGGGCCCCCGGGCAAGCCGGGCGACGTGGACGAGCGCGAGATCACGCCGCAGTTCGAGCGCAAGGTCCGGACCTTCCTCAAGCGCTTCATCCCGGAGCTGGCGGGCTTCACCGAGCAAGAGGGCCATGTCTGCTACTACACCAGCACCAAGGACGAGGATTTCATAATGGACCGCCTGCCCGACGTGTCCAACGGCTATCTCATGACCGGCTTCTCGGGCCATGGCTTCAAGTTCGCACCGCTGGTGGGCCAGGCCATGGCCCAGCTCATGGTGGGCGGCAAGTCCGACCTGAACCTGCACCGCTTCCGGCTCAACCGCTTCTAG
- a CDS encoding cytochrome c biogenesis protein CcdA, whose product MHSVSVTAAFLAGLASFLSPCVLPLVPGYISFMSGLSLEELASGEIQPGVTRRAALAAVFFVLGFSLVFTALGASASFVGHLLGAHQVLLSRIAGVLVIVFGLHMTGLVPIKWLYYTKRADTSKVGPGLLGSFLMGLAFAFGWTPCIGPILAGILALASTQETVAQGVGLLLVYSMGLGVPFILTGLGINAFLSFFARYKRFIRWGEIAAGVLLMALGVLILSNRMSWLMRLLPSPSPH is encoded by the coding sequence ATGCACTCGGTGAGCGTCACAGCGGCTTTCCTGGCCGGCCTGGCCTCCTTCCTCTCGCCCTGCGTCCTGCCTTTGGTGCCGGGCTATATCTCGTTCATGTCGGGCCTGTCCCTGGAAGAGCTTGCCTCCGGGGAGATCCAGCCCGGGGTCACGCGCCGGGCCGCCTTGGCCGCGGTCTTCTTCGTGCTGGGCTTCTCTCTCGTGTTCACCGCGCTGGGCGCCTCGGCCTCGTTCGTGGGGCACCTCCTGGGCGCGCACCAGGTCCTGCTGAGCCGGATCGCGGGCGTTCTGGTCATCGTCTTCGGCTTGCACATGACAGGCCTGGTCCCCATCAAGTGGCTCTACTACACCAAGCGCGCGGACACCTCGAAGGTGGGGCCGGGCCTGCTGGGCTCGTTCCTGATGGGATTGGCCTTCGCCTTCGGCTGGACGCCCTGCATCGGGCCCATCCTGGCCGGCATATTGGCTCTGGCTTCCACGCAGGAGACCGTGGCCCAGGGCGTGGGCCTGCTCCTGGTCTACTCCATGGGCCTGGGAGTGCCTTTCATCCTGACCGGCCTGGGCATCAACGCTTTCCTGAGCTTCTTCGCGCGCTACAAGCGCTTCATCCGCTGGGGTGAGATCGCGGCGGGCGTGCTGTTGATGGCTCTAGGCGTCCTGATCCTTTCGAACCGCATGAGCTGGCTGATGCGCCTGCTCCCATCCCCCTCTCCGCACTGA
- a CDS encoding ferritin family protein, with product MTKNATPKVFAFAIKMEQDGERFYRDLAAQSPDKGVQFILTGLADDEVKHAHILRELEKGASPTLTETSVLSGAKSVFSGMAARKAFAAVGTDQKALYLQALEIERRSRDFYKAQADGTALKPLRDVFLRLCDQENRHMFLLDNMIQFISRPQMWLENAEFNHLEEY from the coding sequence ATGACCAAGAACGCGACCCCGAAGGTATTCGCTTTCGCCATCAAGATGGAGCAGGACGGGGAGAGGTTCTATCGCGACCTGGCGGCGCAGTCCCCGGACAAAGGGGTGCAGTTCATCCTCACCGGCTTGGCCGACGACGAAGTGAAGCACGCCCATATCCTGCGCGAGCTCGAGAAGGGCGCCTCCCCGACCCTGACCGAGACCAGCGTATTGAGCGGCGCCAAGAGCGTGTTCTCCGGCATGGCCGCGCGCAAGGCCTTCGCGGCCGTGGGGACCGACCAGAAGGCGCTCTATCTGCAGGCCCTGGAGATAGAGCGCAGGTCCCGGGACTTCTACAAAGCCCAGGCCGACGGCACGGCCCTCAAGCCCCTCCGGGACGTGTTCCTGCGGCTCTGCGACCAAGAGAACCGGCACATGTTCCTGCTCGACAACATGATCCAGTTCATCTCCCGCCCCCAGATGTGGCTGGAGAACGCGGAGTTCAACCACCTCGAAGAGTATTGA
- a CDS encoding sulfite exporter TauE/SafE family protein — protein MTRDIQVLCLTAASVGFFHTLMGPDHYLPFIAMAKARDWSWRKTAFITFLCGIGHVGGSVVIGMVGIALGAALSRVVPLEAYRGQVAAWLLLVFGLLYMVWGLRQALAGKPHSHRHAHEEEGVHEHVHDHLGAAHVHVHERPRANITPWVLFTIFVFGPCEPLIPILMYPAATRSLWGLGLVTASFFAATISTMLAAVFLGHKGLSLVGLGRMDRYTHALAGGSIALCGAAIVFLGL, from the coding sequence GTGACCCGCGACATCCAGGTCCTCTGCCTCACTGCGGCTTCCGTGGGCTTCTTCCACACCCTCATGGGGCCGGACCATTACCTGCCCTTCATCGCCATGGCCAAGGCCCGGGACTGGTCCTGGCGCAAGACCGCCTTCATCACCTTCCTCTGCGGGATAGGCCATGTGGGGGGTTCGGTGGTCATCGGCATGGTCGGCATCGCTTTGGGCGCGGCCCTGAGCCGTGTGGTCCCGCTGGAAGCGTACCGCGGCCAGGTCGCGGCCTGGCTGCTTTTGGTCTTCGGGCTGCTCTACATGGTCTGGGGGCTTCGGCAGGCCCTGGCCGGCAAGCCGCACAGCCATCGCCATGCCCACGAAGAAGAGGGCGTCCACGAGCACGTGCACGACCATCTGGGCGCGGCCCACGTGCACGTCCATGAGCGGCCCCGGGCCAACATCACGCCCTGGGTGCTCTTCACGATATTCGTGTTCGGCCCCTGCGAGCCGCTCATCCCCATCCTGATGTACCCGGCGGCCACCCGCAGCCTGTGGGGCCTCGGCCTGGTGACGGCGAGCTTCTTCGCCGCCACCATCTCCACCATGCTCGCGGCCGTGTTCCTCGGCCACAAAGGGTTGAGCCTGGTCGGCCTGGGCCGCATGGACCGCTACACCCACGCCTTGGCCGGCGGCTCCATAGCCCTCTGCGGCGCCGCCATCGTGTTCCTGGGCCTCTAG
- a CDS encoding Rid family detoxifying hydrolase produces MRTAIATSGAPQAIGPYSQAVQAGDWVFVSGQLPLDPAGGAMPAPVAEQTELCLRNVAAILGQAGLEMKDVVKTTVFMTDLKQFAAMNEVYARHFPAPCPARAAVQVAALPKGAAVEIEAVAFAGTK; encoded by the coding sequence ATGAGGACCGCGATCGCGACGTCCGGCGCGCCGCAGGCTATCGGGCCCTACTCCCAGGCGGTCCAAGCGGGGGACTGGGTCTTCGTCTCGGGACAGCTGCCGTTGGATCCAGCGGGCGGGGCCATGCCCGCGCCAGTGGCGGAGCAGACGGAGCTTTGTCTGCGCAACGTGGCCGCCATCCTGGGCCAGGCCGGTCTGGAGATGAAGGATGTGGTCAAGACCACGGTCTTCATGACGGACCTGAAGCAGTTCGCGGCCATGAACGAGGTGTACGCGAGACATTTCCCGGCCCCTTGCCCGGCCCGGGCGGCCGTGCAGGTGGCGGCCCTGCCCAAGGGCGCCGCCGTGGAGATCGAGGCGGTGGCGTTTGCTGGGACAAAATAA
- the rho gene encoding transcription termination factor Rho, protein MNEDKAGGQGGGQPGGGSGNQGGQPGPGGHGHGGGHGGHGGRHFRFRRRRGGGGGGNPQHQQNPQHQHQQRRPQPHGGQPNVPRPPAQPVRTADEVAFMEKTPVDPHQWINLEKGSTDPSMRALDLLCPIGKGTRGLIVSPPKAGKTTFLKQISNAVHGVDPAIKQFCLLIDERPEEVTDFKRSVPAEVWASSSDQAYERHREVAENLMRAAITAAAQGADVLILLDSLTRLARVHNQFAVGNRTMSGGLDSRAMEIPRRFFGAARKLEEGGSLTILASILVDTGSRMDDIIFQEFKGTGNMELVLFRSAAEMRIFPALKVRDTGTRKEEKLLPPDILEGVYKLRRALAPLSELDATKAMHDLLMTHKTNKALLASLK, encoded by the coding sequence ATGAACGAAGACAAGGCGGGCGGACAAGGCGGCGGTCAACCGGGCGGCGGCTCAGGCAATCAGGGCGGCCAGCCCGGGCCTGGCGGCCATGGGCACGGCGGAGGGCACGGGGGCCACGGCGGCCGGCACTTCCGGTTCCGCCGGCGGCGCGGCGGCGGCGGCGGCGGCAACCCGCAGCATCAGCAGAACCCGCAGCACCAGCATCAGCAGCGCCGGCCGCAGCCGCACGGCGGCCAGCCCAACGTCCCGCGTCCTCCGGCTCAGCCGGTGCGCACGGCCGACGAGGTCGCGTTCATGGAGAAGACTCCGGTCGATCCGCATCAGTGGATCAACCTGGAGAAGGGCTCGACGGACCCGTCCATGCGGGCCTTGGACCTGCTCTGCCCCATCGGCAAGGGCACCCGGGGCCTGATCGTCTCGCCGCCCAAGGCCGGCAAGACGACCTTCCTCAAGCAGATATCCAACGCGGTCCACGGCGTGGACCCGGCCATCAAGCAGTTCTGCCTGCTCATCGACGAGCGGCCCGAGGAGGTGACGGACTTCAAGCGCAGCGTGCCGGCCGAGGTCTGGGCCTCGTCGAGCGACCAGGCCTATGAGCGCCACCGGGAGGTCGCCGAGAACCTCATGCGCGCGGCCATCACGGCGGCGGCGCAGGGCGCCGACGTGCTCATCCTGCTCGACTCGCTGACCCGCTTGGCGCGCGTGCACAACCAGTTCGCCGTGGGCAACCGCACGATGAGCGGCGGCCTGGACTCGCGGGCCATGGAGATCCCGCGGCGCTTCTTCGGCGCCGCGCGCAAGCTGGAGGAGGGGGGGTCTTTGACCATCCTCGCCTCCATCCTGGTCGACACGGGCTCCCGCATGGACGACATCATCTTCCAGGAGTTCAAGGGCACGGGGAACATGGAGCTGGTGCTCTTCCGCTCGGCGGCCGAGATGCGCATCTTCCCGGCCCTGAAGGTGCGCGACACCGGCACTCGCAAGGAGGAGAAGCTCCTGCCTCCCGACATCCTGGAGGGCGTCTATAAGCTGCGCCGCGCCTTGGCGCCGCTGAGCGAGCTGGATGCGACCAAGGCCATGCACGACCTGCTGATGACGCACAAGACCAACAAGGCTCTGCTGGCCTCGCTCAAATGA
- the murI gene encoding glutamate racemase — MKDRPIGIFDSGLGGLTVLEAVSRRMPEENLIYFGDTAHVPYGSKSRETVTRYSLEVARFLAGKRIKALVVACNTSSALALRAVARSLEVPVLGVIQPGADAAAAATRNGHVGIIGTEATIASGAYTAALRSRLPGVRVATAACPLFVPLVEEGWWSRQATTLVARAYLGGLKRSGIDTLVLGCTHYPLLKGVLRRIMGPRVRLIDSAEQTALETERLLLSLGLRRAGGRGRRRFFVSDAPRRFLKLARRLLGVRVGSVELHAFD, encoded by the coding sequence ATGAAGGATAGACCGATCGGGATCTTCGACTCGGGACTGGGCGGGCTGACCGTGCTCGAGGCGGTGAGCCGCCGCATGCCGGAGGAGAACCTGATCTACTTCGGCGACACCGCCCATGTCCCCTACGGATCCAAGTCCCGGGAGACCGTGACCCGCTACTCCTTGGAGGTCGCGCGTTTCCTGGCCGGTAAGCGCATCAAGGCCTTGGTCGTGGCCTGCAACACCTCCTCGGCCCTGGCCTTGCGCGCGGTGGCGCGGAGCCTCGAGGTGCCGGTGCTGGGCGTGATCCAGCCCGGGGCCGACGCCGCGGCCGCGGCCACGCGCAACGGGCACGTGGGCATCATCGGCACCGAAGCGACGATCGCTTCGGGGGCTTACACGGCGGCGCTGCGCTCGCGCCTGCCCGGCGTGCGCGTGGCGACCGCGGCCTGCCCGCTCTTCGTGCCGCTCGTGGAGGAGGGCTGGTGGAGCCGCCAAGCCACGACGCTGGTGGCCCGCGCCTATCTGGGCGGCCTCAAGCGCTCGGGCATCGACACCTTGGTTTTGGGCTGCACGCATTACCCGCTCCTCAAAGGAGTCCTGCGGCGCATCATGGGGCCGCGCGTCCGCCTCATCGACTCGGCGGAGCAGACCGCCCTGGAGACGGAGCGCCTGCTTCTGAGCCTGGGGCTGCGCCGGGCGGGCGGTCGCGGGCGGCGCCGGTTCTTCGTCTCCGATGCTCCCCGGCGGTTCTTGAAGCTGGCGCGGCGTCTGCTGGGAGTGCGGGTGGGGAGCGTTGAGCTGCACGCGTTCGATTGA
- a CDS encoding N-acetylmuramoyl-L-alanine amidase has product MPARFWTLTLSLLLAAAGARGEELQVTLGGRYHEPLTAYKVGGRLFINAKQVGELYGGQVYWYPVSGRVQFGFRSRVLQLVAGSAEASIDGRTVSLEDPVLLRAAQAYAPLAFFLGKDFSELSGMESRFDARARLLTVDRRSSVGGVRWYSYQDYTRVVLELKKPLGHSAAARGVQGVEVSIPFGVIESSEQETVDDGLVASFGLRQEPKAVRWSVRFARPGLKWRLRELSEPRRLALEISAADPGKVVPEGSEDDAPSAAGAPPAAPAAPVLASTAAAVRPAAAPAAAPVSAAVPAGEPLRRIIIIDAGHGGKDGGATGRRGTLEKDVNLAAAKELAKLLEQERVFEVMLTRNDDTFVPLDERSRLANDGHADLFVSLHCNAHRNARENGFEVYFMSEKASDPEAERLAQFENSSLELEGKTPADAEAELILHAMIKTESINAASELAALVARDLHKRVDLAQRGVKQAGFYVLRGTDAPAVLIEMAFLSNRRDEAKLGSPRYRSRLVDGIYAGLVDYAKRQGWLAQSARSAAR; this is encoded by the coding sequence ATGCCCGCGCGATTCTGGACGTTGACGCTGTCCCTCCTCCTCGCCGCCGCCGGCGCGCGCGGCGAGGAGCTGCAGGTCACGCTCGGCGGCCGCTATCACGAGCCGCTGACCGCCTATAAGGTCGGCGGTCGCCTGTTCATCAACGCCAAGCAGGTCGGTGAGCTCTACGGCGGACAGGTGTACTGGTATCCGGTCTCGGGGCGGGTGCAGTTCGGCTTCCGGAGCCGGGTCCTGCAGCTGGTGGCGGGCTCCGCCGAAGCCTCGATCGACGGCCGGACGGTCTCTTTGGAGGATCCGGTGCTGCTGCGCGCCGCGCAGGCCTACGCGCCGCTCGCCTTCTTCCTGGGGAAGGATTTCAGCGAGCTTTCCGGGATGGAGAGCCGCTTCGACGCGCGCGCGCGGCTCTTGACCGTTGACCGGCGCAGCAGCGTGGGCGGCGTGCGCTGGTACTCCTACCAGGACTACACCCGGGTGGTCTTGGAGCTCAAGAAGCCGCTGGGACACAGCGCGGCCGCGCGCGGCGTCCAGGGAGTCGAGGTGAGCATCCCTTTCGGCGTCATCGAGTCCTCCGAGCAGGAGACGGTCGATGACGGCCTGGTCGCAAGCTTCGGCCTGCGCCAGGAGCCCAAGGCCGTGCGCTGGAGCGTGCGCTTCGCCCGGCCCGGCCTGAAGTGGCGTTTGCGCGAGCTCTCCGAGCCGCGGCGCCTGGCCCTGGAGATCTCTGCCGCGGACCCCGGGAAGGTGGTGCCGGAGGGTTCTGAGGACGATGCTCCCAGCGCGGCCGGAGCTCCGCCGGCGGCCCCGGCCGCCCCCGTCTTGGCCTCCACGGCCGCCGCGGTCCGGCCGGCGGCCGCTCCCGCCGCCGCCCCTGTCTCCGCGGCCGTGCCGGCCGGCGAGCCCCTGCGCCGCATCATCATCATAGACGCTGGGCATGGAGGCAAGGACGGGGGGGCCACGGGCCGGCGGGGGACCCTGGAGAAGGATGTCAACCTGGCCGCGGCCAAGGAGCTGGCCAAGCTCCTGGAGCAGGAGCGGGTCTTCGAGGTCATGCTCACGCGCAACGACGACACCTTCGTCCCTCTAGACGAGCGCTCCCGGCTCGCCAACGACGGGCATGCCGACCTCTTCGTCTCCCTGCACTGCAACGCTCACCGCAATGCCAGGGAGAACGGCTTCGAGGTCTATTTCATGTCGGAGAAGGCCTCGGACCCGGAAGCCGAGCGCCTGGCCCAGTTCGAGAACTCCTCCTTGGAGTTGGAGGGCAAGACTCCCGCCGATGCGGAGGCGGAGCTGATCCTGCACGCCATGATCAAGACCGAGAGCATCAACGCCGCATCCGAACTGGCGGCCCTGGTGGCGCGGGACCTGCACAAGCGGGTGGACTTGGCGCAGCGCGGGGTCAAGCAGGCGGGGTTCTACGTGCTGCGCGGCACCGACGCTCCCGCGGTCCTCATCGAGATGGCTTTCCTCAGCAACCGCCGCGACGAGGCCAAGCTGGGCAGCCCGCGCTACCGCAGCCGCCTCGTCGATGGGATATACGCCGGCCTGGTGGATTATGCCAAGCGCCAGGGCTGGCTGGCCCAGAGCGCCCGGAGCGCCGCGCGATGA